The Desulfotignum phosphitoxidans DSM 13687 DNA segment TTATGGAAGAACTGCAAATTTACGACTGGCCGGGCAATGTCAGAGAGCTGTTCAACACTCTGGACCGGGTTTGTGCGGAAGCCGGCGAAGGCGCCACATTGTTTCCCCATCATCTGCCCGAGCACATCCGGGCTTTCAATATCCGGCACCGGTATGCCGTCCGGCAAACAGAAACCCCTGATCCGGAAACCGGGTCTTTTGAAGGACCGCTGGTACCATCAGAACCTCTGCCGCCCTTCAAAGATCACATGGAAAAAAACAAAGCCGAGTACCTGGGACATCTGGTTGCCGTCACCCAGGGGGATATCAAGGCGTGCTGCCGGATTTCCGGCCTTTCCAGGGGACATCTGTATCGACTGATGCAGCAGTATGATATCAAAAACAATGCCGATTCTTAACACGGTCCTCCCTATCTTCAGTGTGATTTTTCTGGGCTGGCTGGCCCGGCGGAAGGGATATGTTCCGCCCCAGTTCATCGGACCCGCCAACCGGCTGGTGTTTTATTTCGCCATTCCCGCCATGGTATTTGCCGCCATTGCCAAAGGATCGTTGAGAACCGATTTCAACCCGGTGCTTCTGGGGGGCACCCTGGCGGCCGTCATCCTGTGCTTCGGATTGACCTGGGGAGCTGGAGTTGTCGCAAAAATTCCCCGCCGGCGGTTCGGCACTTTTGTCCAGAGCGCGTTTCACGGGAACTTAGGATATATCGGCCTGGCAGTGGCATTTTATTACCTGGGTCAGGAGGGGTTTGTCAGCGCCAGTCTGCTTATCGGGTTTATCATGATTTTACAGAATCTGCTGTCCGTGATCATTTTGCAGTGCTACAGCGATAAAAATCCGTCCCGGAAGGGTACCAGGGCCGGGGCCGTGCTTTTTAAAATCATGGGCAATCCCGTGATTATATCCGCTGTGGCAGGGATCTGTTTTTCATTGACCGGGCTGGCATTGCCCATGGTGATCGCCCGAACCCTGGAGATTATTTCCGGTATGGCATTGCCCCTGGCCCTGCTGCTCATCGGGGCGACCCTGAATTTTGATCTGATGAAAGCACAGCTCAAACCCGTGTTGCCGGCCACCGGTATCAAACTGGTCATATTGCCCGGGATCGGGGCCGTGTGTTATTCCCTGGGGGGACTTTCTCCGGAAGCGTATGTGCCCGGACTGATTCTGCTGGCTTCGCCATCCGCCACCATCAGTTATGTCATGGCCGTGGAAATGAACGGAGATGCGGATTTTGCCGTGACTGCCATCTCTTTGAGCACCCTGGTGTCGGCCCTGACCTTTTCTTTGTGGCTTCATTTCATCTGAAGACTCTGCCGGATATACGTCAGCAATAAATCTGTGATACCTAATTGATTCAAAACCTGATATGGTCAATGGATCGAAGAATGATTG contains these protein-coding regions:
- a CDS encoding AEC family transporter — encoded protein: MPILNTVLPIFSVIFLGWLARRKGYVPPQFIGPANRLVFYFAIPAMVFAAIAKGSLRTDFNPVLLGGTLAAVILCFGLTWGAGVVAKIPRRRFGTFVQSAFHGNLGYIGLAVAFYYLGQEGFVSASLLIGFIMILQNLLSVIILQCYSDKNPSRKGTRAGAVLFKIMGNPVIISAVAGICFSLTGLALPMVIARTLEIISGMALPLALLLIGATLNFDLMKAQLKPVLPATGIKLVILPGIGAVCYSLGGLSPEAYVPGLILLASPSATISYVMAVEMNGDADFAVTAISLSTLVSALTFSLWLHFI